In Tubulanus polymorphus chromosome 2, tnTubPoly1.2, whole genome shotgun sequence, a single window of DNA contains:
- the LOC141898806 gene encoding uncharacterized protein LOC141898806 isoform X1 — translation MEDKKKVDDDDAFRGSKQLQENISKIEEKCKSQSENGTHNNEIILKKLADVKADYAAIVKESEAIKEAQKEAAEFFKSHISLACTALMKLQLQEEKNEVPEELVKLEEMLGINNKSTSIDKAEANFVSDLQKISSDTET, via the exons ATG gagGATAAAAAAAAggtagatgatgatgatgcgtTCAGAGGGTCGAAGCAACTAcaagaaaatatatcaaaaattgaaGAGAAATGTAAAAGTCAATCTGAG AATGGGACCCacaataatgaaattattttgaagaaattggCTGATGTCAAAGCTGATTATGCAGCAATTGTGAAGGAGAGTGAAGCAATAAAAGAAGCTCAAAAA GAAGCtgcagaatttttcaaaagtcaCATAAGTCTAGCATGCACTGCTCTAATGAAATTACAGTTACAGGAGGAG AAAAACGAAGTACCTGAAGAATTAGTCAAATTGGAAGAGATGTTGGGGATTAACAACAAATCTACATCGATAGATAAAGCAGAAGCAAATTTTGTATCAGATTTACAAAAAATATCCTCTGATACAGAAACATAG
- the LOC141899217 gene encoding uncharacterized protein LOC141899217, protein MAENDIDTKFCVNCKREIAASNFIMHEVHCKRNIVLCPHCDEPYPRIELDAHIDDEHTDVQCTKCRKVMEKNMVENHEENECPQRIVQCEYCEIDIAYADLKDHLGYCGTRTEQCPTCDRYIMVKDQRIHEDSNCNYPAQKTQNNANSDGHFNSFVFDELSRVMETDVTNIRRNDVSFPPERNYRITHQHGSRTGTSNNSNRVIINDTPSRRIKNTNQKNDVTTARKREMRNYNFETNGSDRSLDADNLPGGILPMVPCEICSKTFPIDFISQHERECLDNLAEQNQRVPSPVLSSQTEGTVLPCEFCGTLLPPDDLVIHESGCGLNNLHRASASSETRNEPAVMDNLAYMAAETWLSQPIAADFTTADDIMLPCEFCDCLFPEDFLIQHQAVCDANNTKTPRVTTPAASGMSAAASSRITNSNTLGARPKKMNTERPYRQQSLPAMMDDSDSAMTHTVITNPVSPSNKSISNVSKRNNKGTNLTNSRNISQNNTTGAGRQRSTAFKRQNSDSASAGDQNSASELRSRRDNTATSSQRRDGFMRNPISGPVSSSKAVNRETKSFGEQLDRPFPRSSNSSQITSSNRRNSQPEDFLAVGGYEASFATNPTGQRPNKTRTVPITHVGSDINDVTQTNSRSNGGTRSPQARVKKTNNSRLPRH, encoded by the exons ATGGCTGAAAATGACATTGATACAAAATTCTGTGTTAACTG TAAGAGAGAAATTGCTGCAAGTAATTTTATCATGCATGAGGTTCATTGTAAAAGGAATATTGTGTTATGTCCTCACTGCGATGAACCATATCCAAGGATTGAACTCGATGCTCATATAGACGATGAACATACTGATGTTCAATGCACAAAATGTCGCAAAGTGATGGAAAAAAATATGGTTGAAAATCACGAG GAAAATGAATGTCCACAACGTATTGTACAATGTGAATATTGTGAAATCGATATCGCTTATGCGGATTTGAAAGATCATCTAGGTTATTGTGGCACGAGAACAGAACAGTGTCCTACATGTGATAGATATATCATGGTTAAAGATCAGCGTATACACGAAGATTCAAATTGTAACTATCCAGCTCAGAAAACTCAAAATAACGCAAATTCTGATGGTCATTTTAATTCTTTCGTATTTGACGAGTTGAGTCGAGTTATGGAAACGGACGTTACAAATATTCGACGCAACGATGTTTCGTTTCCTCCTGAACGTAATTACAGAATCACACATCAACACGGGTCACGAACTGGAACTAGTAATAACAGTAATAGAGTGATTATAAACGATACTCCTTCGAGGAGAATAAAGAACACAAACCAAAAGAATGATGTAACGACTGCTCGTAAAAGAGAAATGCGTAATTATAATTTTGAAACAAATGGAAGTGACCGTTCACTGGATGCTGATAATCTCCCAGGAG GGATTTTGCCGATGGTTCCTTGTGAAATCTGTTCGAAAACATTTCCTATCGATTTCATCAGCCAGCATGAA CGAGAATGCCTTGATAATTTGGCTGAACAGAATCAAAGAGTGCCATCACCTGTCTTGTCGAGCCAAACTG AAGGTACCGTGCTTCCCTGTGAATTCTGCGGTACTTTATTGCCCCCTGACGACCTTGTTATACATGAA AGCGGATGTGGACTGAATAATTTGCACAGAGCATCTGCATCTAGTGAGACTAGAAATGAGCCTGCTGTGATGGACAATCTTGCATATATGGCTGCAGAAACATG GCTGTCTCAACCAATAGCTGCTGATTTTACTACTGCTGATGATATTATGCTTCCTTGCGAGTTTTGTGACTGTCTCTTTCCAGAAGACTTTCTCATTCAACATCAG GCAGTTTGTGATGCAAACAATACTAAAACACCGCGTGTTACAACTCCTGCTGCATCTGGTATGAGTGCAGCTGCTTCTTCTAGAATtactaattcaaatacattagGTGCTCGACCGAAAAAGATGAATACTGAACGACCTTACAGACAGCAAAGTCTACCAGCAATGATGGATGACAGCGATTCAGCAATGACACACACAGTAATTACAAATCCAGTCAGTCCTTCAAATAAATCGATATCTAATGTTAGTAAACGTAACAATAAAGGGACGAATTTAACAAACTCTCGAAATATATCGCAAAATAATACCACGGGTGCTGGAAGGCAACGATCAACTGCTTTTAAACGACAGAATTCAGACAGTGCTTCAGCAGGCGATCAGAATTCAGCATCGGAATTAAGATCGCGTCGGGACAATACTGCAACTTCTTCACAGAGGAGAGACGGTTTCATGAGGAATCCAATAAGTGGTCCGGTTTCATCATCGAAGGCTGTTAATCGTGAAACTAAGTCATTTGGGGAACAGTTAGACAGACCATTCCCTCGttcgagtaattcaa GTCAAATTACATCATCGAATCGACGAAATTCACAACCAGAAGATTTTCTAGCAGTTGGAGGATATGAAGCTAGTTTTGCTACGAATCCAACTGGGCAACGTCCGAATAAAACACGTACAGTTCCAATCACTCACGTTGGATCTGAtataaatgacgtcactcaAACTAATAGCAGAAGTAACGGTGGTACCAGATCTCCACAGGCCAGAGTTAAG aaaACAAATAACAGTAGACTTCCAAGACATTAG
- the LOC141898806 gene encoding uncharacterized protein LOC141898806 isoform X2, with protein MEDKKKVDDDDAFRGSKQLQENISKIEEKCKSQSEKLADVKADYAAIVKESEAIKEAQKEAAEFFKSHISLACTALMKLQLQEEKNEVPEELVKLEEMLGINNKSTSIDKAEANFVSDLQKISSDTET; from the exons ATG gagGATAAAAAAAAggtagatgatgatgatgcgtTCAGAGGGTCGAAGCAACTAcaagaaaatatatcaaaaattgaaGAGAAATGTAAAAGTCAATCTGAG aaattggCTGATGTCAAAGCTGATTATGCAGCAATTGTGAAGGAGAGTGAAGCAATAAAAGAAGCTCAAAAA GAAGCtgcagaatttttcaaaagtcaCATAAGTCTAGCATGCACTGCTCTAATGAAATTACAGTTACAGGAGGAG AAAAACGAAGTACCTGAAGAATTAGTCAAATTGGAAGAGATGTTGGGGATTAACAACAAATCTACATCGATAGATAAAGCAGAAGCAAATTTTGTATCAGATTTACAAAAAATATCCTCTGATACAGAAACATAG
- the LOC141899119 gene encoding uncharacterized protein LOC141899119, whose protein sequence is MVFVSERSHSQSAADKNCTARNMKRPSSWLINVTFGVVTLITIKKSDCQCDGIWNQVTEGTEIAIYTQNKTHSSAENHCISQQSHLAGSFGNLGFLSAVMRAISSCNISTSLWHGLYAELPGPEWHWTNKSADMSEFQSLLLPTPKLGNCGFFKDGIQLLPLSVTPCNSSLGYICQRKTKNILLREMYVSSRSNGFHAYLPT, encoded by the exons aTGGTATTTGTTTCAGAGCGGTCTCATTCGCAATCGGCGGCGGATAAAAATTGCACGGCACGCAATATGAAAAGGCCATCCTCTTGGTTGATAAATGTAACCTTTG GAGTTGTGACACTAATTACTATTAAAAAATCTG ACTGCCAATGTGATGGGATCTGGAATCAAGTTACTGAAGGCACAGAAATTGCGATATATacacaaaacaaaacacaCTCATCAGCAGAAAATCACTGTATTTCACAACAATCACATCTTGCTGGTAGTTTCGGTAATTTAGGATTTCTCTCAGCTGTAATGAGGGCTATCTC GTCTTGCAACATAAGTACTTCGCTTTGGCACGGTCTCTACGCTGAATTACCTGGGCCAGAATGGCACTGGACAAACAAATCGGCCGACATGTCTGAGTTCCAATCTCTCCTCTTACCAACCCCGAAATTGGGTAACTGTGGATTCTTTAAAGATGGCATACAATTACTACCATTGAGTGTTACGCCCTGTAACTCTAGCTTAGGGTACATTTGTCAACGTAAAACAA AAAATATATTGCTACGGGAGATGTACGTAAGTAGTCGTAGTAACGGTTTCCATGCCTACTTGCCGACATAG
- the LOC141898807 gene encoding mitochondrial import inner membrane translocase subunit Tim10-B-like, with amino-acid sequence MAANVNLNEEQLKIVGELEIEMMADMYNRMTTSCHKKCVPPKYKDSELTKGECVCIDRCVAKYLDIHDRIGKKLTSISAQDEQALKKLQGQK; translated from the exons ATGGCAGCAAACGTTAATCTTAACGAAGAGCAATTAAAAATCGTAGGAGAATTAGAGATTGAAATGATGGCCGATATGTATAACAG GATGACTACCTCATGCCATAAGAAATGTGTTCCACCAAAATATAAAGATTCTGAATTAACAAAAGGAGAGTGTGTGTGCATAGACAGATGTGTCGCAAAGTATCTTGATATCCACGATCGAATAGGAAAGAAACTAACGTCTATATCGGCTCAGGACGAACAAGCTCTTAAGAAATTACAAGGACAGaaatag
- the LOC141899121 gene encoding F-box only protein 39-like yields MADNGRRLAVLIDDVIRNAGNIISIPVFNDSKEEEIESIYEGHDYSELPDLPAEKLFSYLSDHDRAQLARTCKHFSKIFHSPSLWRRRYYNLNQPGVEKTANSFAAVHGRYVRHLAIECRHPTILTCKRVQKGLTSLFSKLHGRASLRTLLMPALELEQYWRFEFSREKLITSMCRFLRGQKRIRKIDLSSSRMSVFAAFRILDALAHGPGRILSDFNIQDMFHGRLGIFRFTRYQDILSRFTNITYLHINYNCISDEIFDILMNNVSASLKNLAIKVYKNDPHSHIISGTTWRAFRKRFPRLRVSFDIDVIGRREEIIPLLRPEIPLYKLELWSGYEHEEEWNVPDTLRYIGENFGNKLVSETLVLEYDNSIELFDSHLIELLKKCRKLVQADLTMTMCIPTVERICNMLENGEFPSLKKLYITCCGVSQREWQILSEIDDRYEHLAQRGIDLDLDTDIFFEEDED; encoded by the exons ATGGCAGATAATGGACGGCGACTCGCTGTTCTCATTGACGATGTTATCAGAAACGCGGGTAACATCATTTCAATTCCCGTATTCAACGACAGCAAAGAAGAGGAAATCGAAAGCATTTATGAAGGACATGACTATAGTGAATTGCCCGACCTGCCTGCcgagaaattattttcatacctCTCCGATCATGATAGGGCGCAACTGGCAAGGACATGTAAGCACTTCTCCAAAATATTCCATTCCCCATCTCTTTGGAGGAGACGATATTATAACCTGAACCAACCAGGTGTAGAAAAGACCGCAAATAGTTTCGCCGCAGTCCACGGACGATACGTTAGACACCTCGCAATAGAATGTCGCCACCCAACTATCCTGACATGTAAACGTGTCCAAAAGGGGTtaacatcattattttctaaattacaCGGTAGGGCATCACTTCGGACCCTTCTCATGCCAGCGCTTGAATTAGAACAATACTGGAGGTTTGAGTTCAGTCGAGAAAAGCTCATTACTTCGATGTGTCGATTTTTGAGGGGACAAAAACGAATACGGAAAATTGACCTTTCGTCATCACGTATGTCAGTTTTTGCAGCATTTAGAATTTTAGACGCCTTGGCCCATGGGCCAGGGCGAATTCTATCAGATTTTAATATTCAAGACATGTTTCACGGTAGACTCGGTATATTCCGTTTCACGCGGTACCAAGATATACTTTCTCGCTTTActaatataacatatttacacATCAATTACAACTGCATATCGGACGAGATATTTGACATTCTCATGAATAACGTAAGCGCATCTTTGAAAAACCTTGCCATAAAAGTTTACAAAAACGATCCTCATTCGCACATTATCTCGGGCACAACATGGAGAGCATTCCGCAAGAGATTTCCTCGACTAAGGGTATCATTTGACATCGATGTTATTGGAAGACGAGAAGAGATTATTCCGTTGTTGCGGCCAGAAATACCATTATATAAGCTAGAGTTATGGTCAGGTTATGAACATGAAGAGGAATGGAACGTACCGGATACATTGCGATACATCGGCGAAAACTTCGGAAATAAATTAG TTTCAGAAACTCTCGTTCTGGAATATGACAATTCCATAGAACTATTTGACAGCCATCTGATCGAATTATTAAAGAAATGTCGCAAATTGGTGCAAGCTGATCTCACTATGACTATGTGCATCCCGACAGTGGAAAGAATTTGCAATATGTTGGAAAACGGCGAGTTTCCCT CCCTAAAGAAACTTTACATTACATGCTGCGGCGTGTCTCAACGAGAATGGCAAATCCTCAGTGAAATTGATGACAGATACGAACACCTAGCACAGAGAGGCATAGACCTGGATCTCGATACTGATATATTTTTTGAAGAAGACGAGGATTGA
- the LOC141898805 gene encoding kynurenine formamidase-like, with translation MKEICKAIVWVKDFGNQEDIPYNPQKLFVMGHSAGGHLITCASLIEFHFKDIQLSPRDIKGIISISGVMDINSMSESPILRLIYTTQAFGCRADEWKIASPICFINKLIKDNVEFHENDHEQLPLAKGVQIPTKVKDIPPFLLLGAENDFKFLKRQLQSCYQAFVQAGIDVTCHEIPRCNHFSIIAAFGKNINQTEALCIRFIMDRC, from the exons ATGAAGGAGATTTGCAAAGCAATAGTATGGGTTAAAGACTTTGGCAAtcaagaagatattccatACAATCCTCAGAAACTATTTGTAATGGGCCATTCAGCTGGAGGCCACTTGATAACATGTGCATCATTGATTGAATTTCACTTCAAAGATATTCAGTTATCTCCCAGAGATATCAAG ggaataatatcaattagtGGTGTGATGGACATAAACTCGATGTCAGAAAGTCCAATTCTTAGATTGATATATACGACACAAGCATTTGGATGTAGAGCAGACGAATGGAAAATTGCATCACCAATATGCTTTATAAACAAACTTATCAAAGATAATGTCGAATTCCATGAGAATGATCATGAACAACTTCCCCTGGCTAAAGGTGTACAGATTCCTACTAAAGTCAAGGACATTCCACCATTCCTCCTACTCGGTGCTGAGAacgattttaaatttttaaaaaggcAACTTCAAAGTTGCTATCAGGCATTCGTTCAAGCAGGTATTGACGTTACATGCCATGAAATACCTCGATGCAATCATTTTTCTATCATTGCAGCTTTTGGCAAGAATATAAATCAAACTGAAGCTTTATGTATTAGATTTATAATGGATAGATGTTGA